In Mytilus galloprovincialis chromosome 1, xbMytGall1.hap1.1, whole genome shotgun sequence, the following are encoded in one genomic region:
- the LOC143068849 gene encoding ubiquitin thioesterase OTU1-like isoform X1 produces the protein MCTIINDVFLTSVAKEAYFKLTQQLHRLCVTMSNTVLNLRCKTKTGQHSLTGLKLSSNVGQLKDRISELTKIPKEYIRVRQSYPPKSIDLSKEDLLLSSLPFRSGDTLIVEEERVVRNTLQRNIGDVMQDQNLMGRGVLMRKVVPANNSCLFTSINAVMNGGKIDLDYAPSIRQLIAGVVMSDPQTYSDVFLGRSNSSYCKWIMKDDTWGGAIEISILSKYYDVEIDVVDTQSCRIDRFGEDLHYDQRVLIIYDGVHYDPLVLEPFDSSLPVQTIFPADNASILGQAQEIATEARQARQYTDVTNFSIKCLICQRMFTGQSEAQKHAKASGHVSFGEVK, from the exons ATGTGCACAATAATAAATGACGTTTTTCTCACTTCCGTTGCAAAGGAAGCATACTTCAAACTAACACAACAGCTTCACAG ATTGTGTGTAACAATGAGTAATACGGTACTGAATCTAAGATGTAAAACCAAGACTGGACAGCACAGTTTAACAGGGCTAAAATTGTCCTCTAATGTAGGACAGCTCAAAGATAGAATATCAGAACTGACTAAAATTCCTAAGGAATACATAAGAGTTAGACAGAGTTATCCTCCCAAATCTATTGATCTGTCAAAGGAAGACTTACTGTTATCTTCCCTGCCATTCAGATCAGGGGACACACTTATCGTGGAAGAGGAGAGAGTTGTTAGAAATACATTGCAGAGAAACATTGGTGATGTAATGCAGGACCAGAATTTGATGGGGAGAGGGGTTCTAATGAGAAAAGTTGTACCAGCTAATAACTCCTGTTTGTTTACAAGCATTAATGCTGTCATGAATGGTGGAAAGATTGATTTAGATTATGCACCATCCATTAGACAACTTATAGCTGGGGTTGTGATGAGTGATCCACAGACATATTCTGATGTGTTCCTAGGAAGATCTAATTCTAGTTATTGTAAATGGATAATGAAGGATGATACATGGGGTGGTGCTATAGAAATTTCAATATTATCAAAGTATTATGATGTAGAAATTGATGTTGTGGATACTCAAAGTTGTAGAATAGATAGATTTGGAGAAGATCTCCATTACGACCAGCGTGTTCTTATTATATATGATGGTGTTCATTATGACCCTCTTGTGTTGGAACCATTTGACTCATCGTTACCTGTTCAAACAATTTTTCCTGCAGACAATGCATCCATTCTTGGTCAGGCACAAGAAATTGCCACTGAAGCTAGACAGGCCAGACAATATACTGATGTGACTAATTTTTCTATCAAATGTTTGATCTGTCAAAGAATGTTCACAGGACAGAGTGAAGCTCAAAAGCATGCTAAAGCTTCTGGACATGTTAGCTTTGGTGAAGTTAAATga
- the LOC143068849 gene encoding ubiquitin thioesterase OTU1-like isoform X2 — MGIRLCVTMSNTVLNLRCKTKTGQHSLTGLKLSSNVGQLKDRISELTKIPKEYIRVRQSYPPKSIDLSKEDLLLSSLPFRSGDTLIVEEERVVRNTLQRNIGDVMQDQNLMGRGVLMRKVVPANNSCLFTSINAVMNGGKIDLDYAPSIRQLIAGVVMSDPQTYSDVFLGRSNSSYCKWIMKDDTWGGAIEISILSKYYDVEIDVVDTQSCRIDRFGEDLHYDQRVLIIYDGVHYDPLVLEPFDSSLPVQTIFPADNASILGQAQEIATEARQARQYTDVTNFSIKCLICQRMFTGQSEAQKHAKASGHVSFGEVK; from the exons ATGGGTATAAG ATTGTGTGTAACAATGAGTAATACGGTACTGAATCTAAGATGTAAAACCAAGACTGGACAGCACAGTTTAACAGGGCTAAAATTGTCCTCTAATGTAGGACAGCTCAAAGATAGAATATCAGAACTGACTAAAATTCCTAAGGAATACATAAGAGTTAGACAGAGTTATCCTCCCAAATCTATTGATCTGTCAAAGGAAGACTTACTGTTATCTTCCCTGCCATTCAGATCAGGGGACACACTTATCGTGGAAGAGGAGAGAGTTGTTAGAAATACATTGCAGAGAAACATTGGTGATGTAATGCAGGACCAGAATTTGATGGGGAGAGGGGTTCTAATGAGAAAAGTTGTACCAGCTAATAACTCCTGTTTGTTTACAAGCATTAATGCTGTCATGAATGGTGGAAAGATTGATTTAGATTATGCACCATCCATTAGACAACTTATAGCTGGGGTTGTGATGAGTGATCCACAGACATATTCTGATGTGTTCCTAGGAAGATCTAATTCTAGTTATTGTAAATGGATAATGAAGGATGATACATGGGGTGGTGCTATAGAAATTTCAATATTATCAAAGTATTATGATGTAGAAATTGATGTTGTGGATACTCAAAGTTGTAGAATAGATAGATTTGGAGAAGATCTCCATTACGACCAGCGTGTTCTTATTATATATGATGGTGTTCATTATGACCCTCTTGTGTTGGAACCATTTGACTCATCGTTACCTGTTCAAACAATTTTTCCTGCAGACAATGCATCCATTCTTGGTCAGGCACAAGAAATTGCCACTGAAGCTAGACAGGCCAGACAATATACTGATGTGACTAATTTTTCTATCAAATGTTTGATCTGTCAAAGAATGTTCACAGGACAGAGTGAAGCTCAAAAGCATGCTAAAGCTTCTGGACATGTTAGCTTTGGTGAAGTTAAATga
- the LOC143068849 gene encoding ubiquitin thioesterase OTU1-like isoform X3 — MSNTVLNLRCKTKTGQHSLTGLKLSSNVGQLKDRISELTKIPKEYIRVRQSYPPKSIDLSKEDLLLSSLPFRSGDTLIVEEERVVRNTLQRNIGDVMQDQNLMGRGVLMRKVVPANNSCLFTSINAVMNGGKIDLDYAPSIRQLIAGVVMSDPQTYSDVFLGRSNSSYCKWIMKDDTWGGAIEISILSKYYDVEIDVVDTQSCRIDRFGEDLHYDQRVLIIYDGVHYDPLVLEPFDSSLPVQTIFPADNASILGQAQEIATEARQARQYTDVTNFSIKCLICQRMFTGQSEAQKHAKASGHVSFGEVK, encoded by the coding sequence ATGAGTAATACGGTACTGAATCTAAGATGTAAAACCAAGACTGGACAGCACAGTTTAACAGGGCTAAAATTGTCCTCTAATGTAGGACAGCTCAAAGATAGAATATCAGAACTGACTAAAATTCCTAAGGAATACATAAGAGTTAGACAGAGTTATCCTCCCAAATCTATTGATCTGTCAAAGGAAGACTTACTGTTATCTTCCCTGCCATTCAGATCAGGGGACACACTTATCGTGGAAGAGGAGAGAGTTGTTAGAAATACATTGCAGAGAAACATTGGTGATGTAATGCAGGACCAGAATTTGATGGGGAGAGGGGTTCTAATGAGAAAAGTTGTACCAGCTAATAACTCCTGTTTGTTTACAAGCATTAATGCTGTCATGAATGGTGGAAAGATTGATTTAGATTATGCACCATCCATTAGACAACTTATAGCTGGGGTTGTGATGAGTGATCCACAGACATATTCTGATGTGTTCCTAGGAAGATCTAATTCTAGTTATTGTAAATGGATAATGAAGGATGATACATGGGGTGGTGCTATAGAAATTTCAATATTATCAAAGTATTATGATGTAGAAATTGATGTTGTGGATACTCAAAGTTGTAGAATAGATAGATTTGGAGAAGATCTCCATTACGACCAGCGTGTTCTTATTATATATGATGGTGTTCATTATGACCCTCTTGTGTTGGAACCATTTGACTCATCGTTACCTGTTCAAACAATTTTTCCTGCAGACAATGCATCCATTCTTGGTCAGGCACAAGAAATTGCCACTGAAGCTAGACAGGCCAGACAATATACTGATGTGACTAATTTTTCTATCAAATGTTTGATCTGTCAAAGAATGTTCACAGGACAGAGTGAAGCTCAAAAGCATGCTAAAGCTTCTGGACATGTTAGCTTTGGTGAAGTTAAATga